In Nonomuraea sp. NBC_00507, the following are encoded in one genomic region:
- a CDS encoding TetR/AcrR family transcriptional regulator yields MDKTSSAPARPRGDRRGRNPRGQGERLREDIVDTALRLLDELGDDQALSMRAVAREVGVAATSMYIHFADRDALVLAALERFHRELVEAVDQAENGAADPAGKLRARVLLLGRWVQEHPGLYKVLHESTLNQRVAMSFKQELAERTTTAVQRCIDAGLAPADDAAKVSLDLRAAVHGAVSMRINQPDLPWPPLEEQVDRFLTKLVGLTPAVGR; encoded by the coding sequence ATGGACAAGACCTCCTCCGCCCCGGCCCGCCCTCGCGGCGACAGGCGGGGCCGCAACCCGCGCGGCCAGGGCGAGCGGCTACGCGAGGACATCGTGGACACCGCCCTGCGGCTGCTGGACGAACTCGGCGACGACCAGGCCCTGTCCATGCGCGCGGTGGCCCGGGAGGTCGGCGTCGCGGCGACCTCGATGTACATCCACTTCGCCGACCGGGACGCGCTCGTACTGGCCGCCCTGGAGAGGTTCCATCGCGAACTTGTGGAGGCCGTCGATCAGGCCGAGAACGGTGCCGCCGATCCGGCGGGGAAGTTGCGTGCCCGCGTCCTGCTCCTGGGCAGATGGGTCCAAGAGCACCCCGGCCTGTACAAAGTCCTGCACGAGAGCACGCTCAACCAGCGGGTGGCCATGTCGTTCAAGCAGGAGCTGGCCGAGCGCACCACTACCGCGGTGCAGCGGTGCATCGACGCCGGGCTCGCCCCGGCCGACGACGCCGCAAAGGTCTCACTGGACCTGAGGGCGGCGGTTCACGGGGCCGTGTCGATGCGGATCAATCAGCCCGACTTGCCATGGCCGCCACTGGAGGAGCAGGTCGATCGGTTCCTGACCAAGCTCGTCGGCCTCACACCTGCCGTCGGCCGCTGA
- a CDS encoding methyltransferase, with the protein MRPDPTVQMMQYITGAWVSQAISVAATLGVADELARGPHQVEELAQAVGADADALYRLLRALTDLGLFQELDDQRFALTEVGELLRTDRPGSLAGMAKLIGAPFHRRAWTDLVESVRTGESAFERLFGFGFDHFRDHPDDGRILNEGMTAVSGALVAPSVLAYDFSPFQTIVDVGGGHGALLAAVLSEHPKSRGVLFDLPHVIQGAGEPLAMARVKDRCELVGGDFFESVPSGGDAYLLSNIIHDWGDDDAVRILANCRAAMKDTGRVLLCESVIPDAPREPSPTTLIDLEMLVMARGARQRTASEYTLLFERAGLHLTGVHGDRGTFSIVEGRPLPE; encoded by the coding sequence ATGCGACCAGATCCGACCGTTCAGATGATGCAGTACATCACCGGCGCATGGGTCTCGCAGGCGATCAGCGTTGCGGCCACGCTCGGGGTGGCCGACGAACTGGCCCGGGGACCCCACCAGGTGGAGGAGCTCGCCCAGGCGGTGGGCGCGGACGCCGATGCCCTGTACCGGCTGCTGCGTGCACTCACCGATCTCGGCCTCTTCCAAGAGCTCGACGATCAACGGTTCGCGCTGACGGAGGTGGGCGAGCTGCTGCGTACCGACCGGCCCGGCTCCCTGGCCGGGATGGCCAAGCTGATCGGCGCGCCCTTCCACCGCCGCGCGTGGACCGACCTGGTCGAGAGCGTGCGCACCGGAGAATCGGCCTTCGAGCGGCTGTTCGGCTTCGGCTTCGACCATTTCCGCGACCACCCGGACGACGGGCGGATACTCAACGAGGGCATGACCGCGGTCTCCGGTGCCCTCGTGGCGCCTTCGGTGTTGGCCTACGACTTCAGCCCATTCCAGACAATCGTGGACGTGGGCGGGGGACACGGCGCGCTCCTGGCGGCGGTCCTGTCCGAACACCCCAAGAGCAGGGGAGTGCTCTTCGACCTGCCCCACGTCATCCAGGGCGCCGGAGAGCCACTCGCGATGGCCAGGGTGAAGGACCGGTGTGAGCTCGTGGGCGGGGACTTCTTCGAGTCGGTGCCGTCCGGGGGTGATGCCTACCTGCTGTCGAACATCATTCACGACTGGGGTGACGACGACGCGGTGCGCATCCTCGCCAACTGCCGGGCCGCCATGAAGGACACCGGACGGGTGCTGTTGTGCGAATCCGTCATCCCCGACGCGCCCCGCGAGCCATCCCCCACCACGCTGATCGACCTGGAGATGCTGGTGATGGCCAGGGGTGCACGGCAGCGTACGGCGAGCGAGTACACGCTGCTGTTCGAGCGGGCGGGCCTGCACCTGACCGGCGTCCACGGTGACCGCGGCACCTTCAGCATCGTGGAGGGCCGGCCGTTGCCCGAATGA
- a CDS encoding HoxN/HupN/NixA family nickel/cobalt transporter — translation MTTTTITAGRWTRAERLRITGIVGVIAALHVIGWSLYLFYASGPAGAGAFAGAGTLAYTLGMRHAFDADHIAAIDDTTRLMMQRGRRPVGVGFFFAMGHSTVVLALAFVVALAAGHAGSGIGSFRQVGGLVSQIVAVLFLLLVAVLNLMVLTGIVSLWRRMTQGRLDQDELERHLLNRGLMNRLLGRRARSLIRSSWHMYPVGILFGLGLETASEITLLTLSASTAVHGSGLPTLAVLSLPLLFAAGMSAFDTADSMLMTRLYSWAYRSPARRLYYNIAMTGMTVAVAAFIASVYVAGLVADATGAGGLLTAYASLADQFELLGYVVVAVFAASWLSAAAIWRYRGLAEKYGDRQGAADEVAQRS, via the coding sequence GTGACCACAACGACCATCACCGCCGGCCGATGGACCCGCGCCGAACGGCTGCGCATTACGGGCATCGTCGGCGTCATCGCCGCCCTGCACGTCATCGGATGGAGCCTGTACCTCTTCTACGCCAGCGGCCCGGCCGGCGCCGGGGCCTTCGCCGGAGCCGGAACCCTTGCCTACACACTCGGGATGCGGCACGCCTTCGACGCCGACCACATCGCCGCCATCGACGACACCACCAGACTGATGATGCAACGCGGACGCAGACCCGTCGGCGTGGGCTTCTTCTTCGCCATGGGCCACTCCACCGTGGTCCTCGCCCTCGCCTTCGTCGTCGCGCTCGCCGCGGGTCACGCCGGCTCGGGCATAGGCTCCTTCCGCCAGGTGGGCGGCCTGGTCTCGCAGATCGTGGCCGTACTGTTCCTGCTGCTCGTCGCCGTGCTCAACCTCATGGTGCTGACCGGCATCGTCAGCCTGTGGCGGCGTATGACGCAGGGCCGGCTGGACCAGGACGAGCTCGAGCGGCACCTGCTCAACCGAGGCCTGATGAACCGCCTCCTCGGCCGCCGCGCCCGCTCGCTGATCCGTTCCTCATGGCACATGTACCCGGTCGGCATCCTCTTCGGCCTCGGCCTGGAGACCGCCAGTGAGATCACCCTGCTCACCCTGTCCGCCAGCACCGCCGTCCACGGGTCCGGCCTGCCCACCCTCGCTGTCCTCTCCCTCCCGCTGCTCTTCGCCGCGGGAATGAGTGCCTTCGACACCGCCGACAGCATGCTGATGACACGCCTGTACTCGTGGGCGTACCGCAGCCCCGCCCGCAGGCTCTACTACAACATCGCCATGACCGGCATGACCGTGGCCGTCGCCGCGTTCATCGCCAGTGTCTACGTCGCGGGGCTCGTCGCCGACGCCACCGGAGCCGGGGGACTCCTCACCGCCTACGCTTCCCTGGCCGACCAATTCGAACTGCTCGGCTACGTCGTCGTCGCCGTCTTCGCGGCCTCCTGGCTCTCCGCCGCCGCCATCTGGCGCTACCGCGGACTCGCCGAGAAGTACGGCGACCGGCAAGGTGCCGCCGACGAAGTAGCCCAGCGATCCTGA
- a CDS encoding nitrile hydratase accessory protein codes for MEATATTAPLHETCVTDMNAPTFDADWQRRAFGVAVALSEFGHYPWDAFQQRLIAAIGAWESAPAAEQGSWQYYEHWLAALEHVLVDHGLVGENEMGALLGA; via the coding sequence ATGGAGGCCACCGCCACCACCGCGCCCCTGCACGAAACCTGCGTCACCGACATGAACGCGCCCACCTTCGACGCCGACTGGCAGCGCCGGGCGTTCGGCGTCGCCGTCGCCCTGTCGGAGTTCGGCCACTACCCCTGGGACGCATTCCAGCAGCGGCTCATCGCCGCCATCGGCGCATGGGAGTCCGCCCCCGCGGCCGAGCAGGGCAGCTGGCAGTACTACGAGCACTGGCTCGCGGCGCTCGAACACGTACTGGTCGATCACGGTCTGGTTGGAGAGAACGAGATGGGTGCCCTGCTCGGGGCGTAA
- the nthA gene encoding nitrile hydratase subunit alpha, translating into MTVQFGYPEDREARSAARVRALEALLIEKGVITGATVDKVLGYFEADMTPLNGAKIVARAWTDPEFGERLVKDTPAAVAELDLPVGMDGAEGEHLQAVANTPGVHNLVICTLCSCFPWPVLGLPPYWYKDPTFRARAAREPRVVLKEIGLDLDPSVELRVWDSSGHSRWFVVPQRPAGTDGMTEEELAALVTTESMIGIAEVPSPAA; encoded by the coding sequence GTGACCGTACAGTTCGGCTACCCCGAAGACCGCGAAGCCCGCAGCGCCGCCCGCGTCCGGGCGCTGGAGGCCCTGCTCATCGAGAAGGGCGTGATCACCGGCGCGACCGTCGACAAGGTGCTCGGCTACTTCGAGGCCGACATGACGCCGCTCAACGGAGCCAAGATCGTCGCCCGTGCCTGGACCGACCCGGAGTTCGGCGAACGGCTCGTCAAGGACACGCCGGCCGCCGTCGCGGAACTGGACCTCCCCGTCGGCATGGACGGCGCCGAAGGCGAGCACCTGCAAGCCGTGGCCAACACCCCCGGCGTGCACAACCTGGTCATCTGCACCTTGTGCTCCTGCTTCCCCTGGCCTGTGCTCGGACTTCCGCCGTACTGGTACAAGGACCCGACCTTCCGCGCCCGCGCGGCCCGGGAGCCCCGTGTGGTGCTCAAGGAGATCGGCCTGGACCTCGACCCGTCCGTCGAACTGCGGGTGTGGGACAGCAGCGGTCATTCTCGCTGGTTCGTCGTTCCGCAGCGGCCCGCCGGAACCGACGGCATGACCGAGGAGGAACTCGCCGCCCTGGTCACCACCGAATCGATGATCGGCATCGCCGAGGTTCCTTCACCCGCTGCCTGA
- the nthB gene encoding nitrile hydratase subunit beta: MKLQHHLGGLENLGPVNYEPRVFVEDWEQRIFGIHVAMMGLSAHLGDAVPQYPMEDVPTAFSSVWTWADLRKGAEAMHPFAYFQYRYYEKWLGGISGFFVSQGYITAEELEAKAAEYLQDLGPALPEGGDERIDDQVIRYLREGDSPRQGPAGSPAFTVGDRVTVKDVPPTEHTRLPGNLRGRTGTVERVFEGNYGYFCSTGPDGIGEPMPVYAVRFEPTDIWGELAEPGAVLYGELYQAYLTPATEEQQ; encoded by the coding sequence ATGAAACTACAGCACCACCTGGGAGGCCTGGAAAACCTCGGCCCCGTCAATTACGAACCGCGCGTCTTCGTCGAGGACTGGGAGCAGCGCATCTTCGGCATCCACGTCGCGATGATGGGCCTGAGCGCCCACCTTGGCGACGCCGTGCCCCAGTACCCGATGGAAGACGTGCCCACTGCCTTCTCCTCCGTCTGGACCTGGGCGGACCTGCGCAAGGGCGCCGAGGCGATGCACCCTTTCGCCTACTTCCAGTACCGCTACTACGAGAAGTGGCTCGGCGGCATCAGCGGGTTCTTCGTCTCCCAGGGCTACATCACCGCGGAGGAGCTGGAGGCGAAGGCCGCGGAGTACCTCCAGGATCTGGGACCGGCACTGCCTGAGGGCGGAGACGAACGCATCGACGACCAGGTCATCCGCTACCTGCGCGAGGGCGACTCCCCCCGCCAGGGTCCGGCTGGGTCCCCGGCCTTCACCGTCGGCGACCGGGTGACCGTCAAGGACGTGCCGCCCACCGAACACACCCGGCTGCCAGGCAATCTGCGCGGCCGTACCGGCACCGTGGAGCGCGTCTTCGAGGGCAACTACGGCTACTTCTGCTCCACCGGCCCCGACGGCATCGGAGAGCCCATGCCCGTCTACGCCGTCCGCTTCGAACCCACCGACATCTGGGGAGAGCTCGCCGAACCCGGTGCCGTGCTCTACGGCGAGCTCTACCAGGCCTACCTCACCCCCGCCACGGAGGAACAGCAGTGA
- a CDS encoding DUF1097 domain-containing protein: MRQLDALSISIGVLGGVATLMTATVLTVPVWVIFIAWASFFILGAGTDGMVRSIASNLTGIVIASLTLLVIHALGGGIAIAAVAVGVGSAAMVQASKIPLLSKIPAIVWGFASTVGTVAATGHGITTASISNPALVAALSMVLGAVFGIASEYWGAAMTARPAAEPIPEGQS; this comes from the coding sequence ATGCGCCAGCTAGATGCTTTGTCGATCAGCATCGGCGTACTCGGAGGAGTCGCCACGCTGATGACCGCAACCGTCCTGACCGTTCCGGTCTGGGTCATCTTCATCGCCTGGGCCTCCTTCTTCATCCTCGGAGCCGGCACCGACGGCATGGTGAGGTCGATCGCCTCGAACCTGACCGGCATCGTCATCGCCTCGCTGACACTGCTGGTCATCCATGCGCTGGGCGGTGGCATCGCCATCGCCGCCGTCGCCGTGGGTGTCGGCAGCGCCGCCATGGTGCAGGCGTCGAAGATCCCCCTGCTCTCGAAGATCCCGGCCATCGTGTGGGGCTTCGCCTCCACGGTGGGCACGGTGGCCGCCACCGGCCACGGCATCACCACCGCATCCATCAGCAACCCGGCGCTCGTCGCGGCGTTGTCCATGGTCCTCGGCGCGGTGTTCGGCATCGCCTCGGAGTACTGGGGAGCCGCGATGACCGCACGCCCGGCCGCCGAGCCGATCCCGGAAGGACAGTCATGA
- a CDS encoding GlxA family transcriptional regulator encodes MNRSIEAADSGTERTMVFVLYDKVTLQDVAAPLEIFARANDFGARYRVLLVSPTGQPVGTTAFTRLSADIPVADAPDSIDTLLVPGGVPADFTFAPGTHDIPEELTPDTVPEALAAVRELAPRASRIASVCTGAFVLAALGMLDGRRATTHWAHCARLALEYPRVMVDPDALFVQDGRFVTGAGISAGTDLALAIVEDDYGTDVARRVARWMVVFLQRPGGQAQFSVWSKAGVPTTRGLRQVLDAVVLEPAADHSTAAMAARAAVSERHLARMFRDEVGMTPARYVEQTRLEAAKLLLVTGDESQESVARRAGFGSPETMRRIFRRNLGVSPGSYRIRFRTTGIDPGPGVQSA; translated from the coding sequence ATGAACCGGAGCATCGAGGCCGCGGACAGCGGCACCGAACGGACGATGGTCTTCGTGCTGTACGACAAGGTGACGCTGCAGGACGTGGCCGCGCCGCTGGAGATCTTCGCCCGGGCCAACGACTTCGGGGCCCGCTACCGAGTGCTGCTGGTCTCGCCCACGGGGCAGCCGGTCGGAACGACCGCGTTCACCCGGCTGAGCGCGGACATTCCCGTGGCCGACGCCCCCGACTCCATCGACACCCTCCTGGTGCCGGGAGGTGTGCCGGCCGACTTCACCTTCGCCCCGGGCACGCACGACATACCGGAGGAGCTGACCCCGGACACGGTCCCCGAGGCGCTCGCGGCGGTCCGCGAACTGGCGCCCCGGGCGTCGCGGATCGCCTCCGTCTGCACCGGCGCCTTCGTGCTGGCCGCCCTCGGGATGCTGGACGGACGCCGAGCGACGACCCACTGGGCACACTGCGCGCGGCTCGCCCTGGAGTACCCCCGCGTCATGGTGGATCCGGACGCCCTCTTCGTCCAGGACGGCCGCTTCGTCACTGGCGCCGGGATCAGCGCGGGCACCGACCTGGCCCTGGCCATCGTCGAGGACGATTACGGCACCGACGTCGCCCGCAGGGTCGCCAGGTGGATGGTCGTCTTCCTCCAACGTCCGGGCGGCCAGGCGCAGTTCAGCGTCTGGTCCAAGGCGGGCGTCCCCACCACGCGCGGCCTGCGCCAGGTCCTGGACGCTGTGGTCCTCGAACCCGCCGCGGACCACTCGACTGCCGCGATGGCCGCCCGCGCCGCGGTGAGCGAGCGCCACCTGGCGCGGATGTTCCGTGACGAGGTGGGCATGACACCGGCCCGCTATGTGGAGCAGACCCGGCTGGAGGCGGCCAAGCTTCTCCTGGTGACCGGCGACGAAAGCCAGGAGTCCGTCGCACGGCGTGCCGGCTTCGGCTCCCCGGAGACGATGAGACGGATCTTCCGCCGCAACCTCGGAGTCTCGCCGGGCAGCTACCGCATCCGGTTCCGTACCACCGGCATCGACCCGGGACCCGGAGTCCAGTCGGCATGA
- a CDS encoding MerR family DNA-binding protein, whose translation MLYAAGLSSRTIAELLPCVEAKVSTPESRARLAAERDRIDAQIAALTRTRDRLDAVIAFSGSPDSGCTWIADPHVPAQASHFASRDRDG comes from the coding sequence ATGCTTTACGCGGCCGGGCTGTCCAGCCGGACCATCGCCGAGCTGTTGCCCTGCGTCGAGGCCAAGGTCAGCACTCCGGAGTCACGGGCCCGGCTGGCCGCCGAGCGCGATCGCATCGACGCCCAGATTGCCGCGTTGACCCGTACCCGTGACCGCCTGGACGCGGTCATCGCCTTCTCCGGAAGCCCGGACAGCGGCTGCACGTGGATCGCGGACCCGCACGTCCCCGCGCAGGCGAGCCACTTCGCGAGCCGTGATCGCGACGGCTAG
- a CDS encoding SDR family oxidoreductase gives MQINGAHVLVTGANRGLGRQFVLSLLDRGAGRVYATARRPDLIDVPGVVPLRLDITDPASIAAAAAAAPDVKIVINNAGISTGANLVTGDLDTIRREMDTHFYGTLNVIRAFAPQLDDGAILNVLSAISWLAYDGAGAYHAAKAAEWALTNNVRLELAHQRTLVTGLHLGAADTDMMAWYDGDKTAPEVIVAAALDGIEAHQPEVLADAWSRQVKAWLAEDPSVIYREAAAALTA, from the coding sequence ATGCAGATCAACGGAGCTCACGTGCTGGTCACCGGCGCCAACCGCGGCCTGGGCCGGCAGTTTGTCCTTTCCCTTCTCGATCGCGGTGCCGGCAGGGTGTACGCCACCGCCCGCCGCCCCGACCTCATCGACGTGCCCGGGGTCGTCCCGCTGCGCCTCGACATCACCGATCCGGCATCGATCGCCGCCGCTGCGGCAGCGGCACCCGATGTCAAGATTGTCATCAACAATGCGGGAATCTCGACCGGGGCGAACCTGGTCACCGGGGACCTGGACACGATTCGCCGCGAGATGGACACCCACTTCTATGGCACCCTCAACGTGATCCGCGCCTTTGCGCCCCAGTTGGACGACGGCGCGATCCTCAACGTGCTGTCGGCGATCTCGTGGCTCGCCTACGACGGCGCCGGCGCCTACCACGCGGCCAAGGCCGCCGAGTGGGCGCTGACCAACAACGTACGCTTGGAGCTGGCCCACCAGCGCACTCTGGTGACGGGCCTGCACCTGGGCGCTGCGGACACCGACATGATGGCCTGGTACGACGGCGACAAGACCGCCCCCGAGGTGATCGTCGCGGCGGCCCTGGACGGCATCGAGGCGCACCAGCCCGAAGTGCTCGCCGACGCCTGGAGCCGCCAGGTGAAGGCATGGCTGGCGGAGGACCCGAGCGTCATCTACCGGGAAGCGGCGGCCGCCCTCACCGCCTGA
- a CDS encoding group II truncated hemoglobin, protein METVYTAVGGSKGLLRLAEAWHARVMADEVVGHAFSQGFHPQHTERLAAYWAEALGGPTLYSDEYGDETSVVRMHSGNGPHEEMDRRAIACFDQALEDVGLTTREPLRQVLHDYFAWATTTAMARYPESANDVPEGQSIPRWSWDGLQR, encoded by the coding sequence ATGGAGACCGTGTATACGGCCGTGGGCGGCAGCAAGGGCCTGCTCCGCCTTGCCGAAGCGTGGCATGCTCGCGTGATGGCGGACGAGGTGGTCGGTCATGCCTTCAGCCAGGGCTTCCACCCTCAGCACACCGAGCGGCTGGCCGCGTACTGGGCCGAGGCACTTGGTGGACCGACCCTCTACTCCGATGAGTACGGCGACGAGACGTCCGTCGTGCGCATGCACAGCGGCAACGGCCCGCACGAGGAGATGGATCGCCGCGCGATCGCCTGCTTCGACCAGGCTCTCGAGGACGTGGGGCTGACCACGCGGGAGCCGCTCCGGCAGGTGTTGCACGACTACTTCGCCTGGGCCACTACCACGGCCATGGCCCGCTATCCGGAGTCCGCGAACGACGTACCGGAGGGCCAGAGCATCCCCCGGTGGTCATGGGACGGCCTGCAACGCTGA
- the prfH gene encoding peptide chain release factor H, with the protein MSVHLLLSAGRGPQECAWALARLLRRLEADATRQDLETHRAHTVPGDRPGTYRSVLIRIAGDAAEAFAASWTGTLCWQAPSPYRAGTGRKNWYVIAQPCQVDIPRTTFTEADVDIVGCRTGGPGGQHRNKASTAVRATHRPTGIVVVVDTERQFNLNRRIALRLLRERIEHGDEVAERAVTAARRGIHDELVRGNPTRVERPEAPEQDQTSQVPTRRRRR; encoded by the coding sequence GTGAGCGTCCACCTGCTCCTGTCCGCCGGGCGCGGCCCGCAGGAGTGCGCCTGGGCCCTGGCCCGGCTGCTGCGCCGCCTGGAAGCCGACGCCACCCGGCAGGACCTGGAGACCCACCGGGCCCACACTGTTCCCGGTGACCGGCCCGGCACCTACCGATCGGTCCTCATCCGAATCGCAGGAGACGCCGCCGAGGCGTTCGCCGCCTCGTGGACCGGAACCCTGTGCTGGCAGGCCCCCAGCCCCTACCGGGCCGGCACCGGCCGAAAGAACTGGTACGTCATCGCCCAGCCGTGCCAGGTCGACATCCCGCGCACGACGTTCACGGAAGCGGACGTCGACATCGTCGGCTGCCGCACCGGCGGCCCCGGCGGTCAGCATCGCAACAAGGCCAGCACGGCGGTACGGGCGACCCACCGGCCCACCGGGATCGTCGTCGTGGTCGACACCGAACGGCAGTTCAACCTCAACCGCCGCATCGCCCTGCGGCTGCTGCGAGAGCGCATCGAACACGGCGACGAGGTGGCGGAGCGCGCCGTCACCGCCGCCCGCCGGGGCATCCATGACGAGCTCGTACGCGGCAACCCCACCCGCGTCGAACGCCCCGAGGCACCGGAACAGGACCAGACTTCACAGGTGCCGACGCGCCGGCGACGGCGGTGA
- a CDS encoding RNA ligase RtcB family protein: MSQQHSLPPAAAATVTVFASPTSWIESDAVAQCRQVAALDGMMHVAAMPDLHPGKGAPIGAAMTSTVLYPFLVGSDIGCGIAVFPIKLKRAVPEKLAARFPDLDRALDPEQDADDPAWAVVKGDIPAGHVEGLGTVGRGNHFVELARIGSIFEPEHASRLGLATGDLVLIVHSGSRGLGERILRAHTEVHGAGPAPDPGAYLAMHDEAVRWGSLNRRLLAARVAHALGAEPTEPIVDQCHNLVEVRDGIYLHRKGAAPGDGRDVLIAGTRGTPSYLVAGRAGPDAGHSVAHGAGRKMSRADALRRGKAKHTVEELRRTPMGSLVVCGDRQLLFEEAPSAYKRIEQVIDDLVHHDLATPVATTIPLVTYKTADQRDHREHRRKRGRS, from the coding sequence TTGTCTCAGCAACACTCCCTGCCTCCGGCCGCTGCGGCCACGGTCACCGTGTTCGCCTCCCCCACGAGCTGGATCGAGTCCGATGCCGTCGCGCAGTGCCGTCAGGTGGCCGCCCTCGACGGCATGATGCACGTCGCCGCCATGCCCGACCTGCACCCCGGCAAGGGCGCCCCCATCGGCGCCGCCATGACGTCGACTGTCCTGTACCCGTTCCTGGTGGGCTCCGACATCGGTTGCGGCATCGCCGTTTTCCCCATCAAGCTCAAGCGCGCCGTACCCGAGAAGCTCGCCGCGCGGTTCCCCGACCTCGATCGCGCGCTCGACCCTGAGCAGGATGCTGACGATCCCGCCTGGGCCGTGGTGAAAGGCGACATCCCCGCAGGTCACGTCGAGGGTCTCGGGACGGTAGGCCGGGGCAACCACTTCGTGGAGCTGGCGCGGATCGGGAGCATCTTCGAGCCGGAGCACGCGAGCCGGCTCGGACTCGCCACCGGCGACCTGGTGCTCATCGTCCACAGCGGTTCCCGAGGGCTGGGCGAGCGGATCCTGCGGGCGCACACCGAGGTCCACGGCGCGGGCCCCGCTCCTGATCCCGGTGCCTACTTGGCGATGCATGACGAGGCCGTACGCTGGGGGTCGCTCAACCGGCGGCTGCTGGCCGCCCGGGTCGCCCATGCCCTGGGGGCCGAGCCCACCGAGCCGATCGTCGACCAGTGCCACAACCTGGTCGAGGTCCGCGACGGCATCTACCTGCACCGCAAGGGGGCGGCGCCGGGTGACGGCCGTGACGTGCTCATCGCCGGTACGCGAGGCACCCCTTCCTATCTCGTGGCAGGCCGCGCCGGGCCGGACGCCGGCCATTCCGTGGCCCACGGCGCGGGCCGCAAGATGTCCCGTGCGGACGCGCTGCGCCGGGGGAAGGCCAAGCACACGGTTGAAGAGCTGCGCCGCACGCCCATGGGGTCGCTGGTGGTGTGTGGCGACCGGCAGTTGCTGTTCGAGGAGGCGCCGTCGGCGTACAAGCGCATCGAGCAGGTGATCGACGACCTCGTCCACCACGACCTGGCCACGCCCGTGGCCACCACGATCCCGCTGGTCACGTACAAGACGGCTGACCAGAGAGACCACCGGGAGCATCGCCGTAAGCGGGGGCGGTCGTGA
- a CDS encoding MerR family transcriptional regulator has product MSALSIGQVAERTGLSVHTLRFYEREGLLAQPVRRGAAGHRVYSEDDVDWLGVCIRLRASGMPLTDIRRYTELVRAGQGNEVERLEVLREHRERVLSQMHELNECLKLITHKVAVYESRLGLRDNVPDCAP; this is encoded by the coding sequence ATGTCGGCTTTGAGCATCGGCCAGGTCGCCGAGCGCACCGGGCTCAGCGTGCACACACTCCGGTTCTACGAGCGGGAGGGGCTGCTGGCCCAGCCGGTACGGCGGGGAGCCGCAGGGCACCGGGTCTACAGCGAGGATGACGTCGACTGGCTGGGCGTGTGCATCCGGCTGCGGGCCTCCGGCATGCCCCTGACCGACATCCGACGCTACACCGAGCTCGTCAGGGCGGGCCAAGGCAACGAGGTGGAACGGCTGGAGGTGTTGCGCGAACATCGGGAACGGGTGCTCTCCCAGATGCATGAACTCAACGAGTGCCTCAAGCTGATCACCCACAAGGTGGCCGTCTACGAGAGCCGTCTGGGTTTGCGGGACAACGTCCCAGATTGTGCGCCCTAA